Proteins found in one Carcharodon carcharias isolate sCarCar2 chromosome 40 unlocalized genomic scaffold, sCarCar2.pri SUPER_40_unloc_2, whole genome shotgun sequence genomic segment:
- the LOC121275027 gene encoding probable G-protein coupled receptor 139 translates to MDQDLKTTDRNVTTMDQALRTIYWNVTTMNRNYLDALYALSTFYDWMPVENRIYRALQVIQAGYYPILAIIGIPVISVTILIISRGNCGLSKCVTHYLLAMASADLIVIILDLVLRHIPIVHQLNFLWFLRICNIHAVLLYAATDCSVWFTVTFTFDRFVAITCRTLKNRYCTEKAAAVVLGTVSVLSFLKNLFWYFMLTGMYQLANLPWFCFVRLDVYFSMVWGTIEFVHYILNPCVPFVMILLLNVLTVRHILVSSRARRRLWAQSSGEGLRDPEMESRRKSMILLFAISANFLLLWATNTLYSVLFRMNNLGYVSTLLHPYVQELGFMFQLLSCSTNSCIYALTLTKFREQLKDVLKCPFAPILEFIQNGENK, encoded by the exons atggatcaagATCTGAAGACAACAGAtcggaatgttacaacaatggatcaggcTCTGAGAACAAtatattggaatgttacaacaatgaatAGGAATTATTTGGATGCCCTTTATGCACTTTCTACATTTTATGATTGGATGCCAGTGGAAAACCGGATCTATCGGGCTCTGCAGGTGATTCAGGCTGGTTACTATCCCATCCTTGCTATTATTGGCATCCCTG TTATATCGGTGACAATTCTGATCATTTCCCGGGGAAATTGTGGTCTCTccaaatgtgtaactcactacctGTTGGCTATGGCATCGGCGGATCTAATAGTGATTATACTCGACCTGGTATTGAGGCATATTCCAATTGTTCATCAGCTTAATTTCCTGTGGTTCCTTCGTATCTGTAATATCCATGCAGTGCTGCTATATGCAGCCACTGATTGCTCAGTCTGGTTCACTGTCACATTCACTTTTGACCGATTTGTAGCCATAACTTGCCGAACTCTGAAAAATAGATATTGTACCGAAAAGGCAGCAGCTGTGGTTCTTGGAACAGTCTCTGTGCTGAGCTTTTTAAAGAACCTTTTCTGGTATTTCATGCTCACAGGAATGTATCAACTGGCGAACCTGCCCTGGTTTTGTTTTGTAAGGCTAGATGTTTACTTCTCTATGGTTTGGGGAACAATCGAGTTTGTCCATTATATTCTTAACCCCTGTGTCCCATTTGTCatgattctgctgctcaatgttctcaccgtcagacacattttagtgagCAGCAGAGCCCGCAGAAGACTCTGGGCTCAGAGCAGTGGAGAGGGGCTCAGAGATCCGGAAATGGAGAGTCGAAGGAAATCCATGATTTTACTGTTTGCTATCTCGGCAAATTTCCTCCTGTTGTGGGCAACGAATACATTGTATTCTGTATTGTTCCGGATGAATAATTTGGGTTATGTTTCCACATTACTGCATCCTTATGTGCAGGAACTGGGCTTCATGTTTCAGCTCCTGAGCTGCTCCACAAATTCTTGTATTTATGCCCTGACCCTGACTAAATTCAGGGAGCAATTGAAGGATGTGCTGAAATGTCCCTTTGCTCCAATTTTGGAATTCATTCAAAATGGAGAGAATAAATGA